One Pseudoalteromonas sp. UG3-2 DNA window includes the following coding sequences:
- a CDS encoding DUF885 domain-containing protein, producing the protein MLSPKIKLWTKHSSVALCLAALLSGCAMTSVDSNSNFTEVAEKVMEFREDTNAYRRDIAAEYLLPNLSAERLAQLNQQRLAFLAELDALDPSSLSEDNQINLTILRAQIQNKVDQYRFNSHYMPLTSEYGFHSGLSFMVSSHDFSKAEGYELYLARLQQVPRYFEQNMAWMKKGMASGLTQPKAVLAGYESSIAAYIVDDVTESEFYKPFKSNNTSMSDAQFSALQNKAKKIIKQHVITAYQNYFDFFVEQYRPAARETIGISATPNGEAYYANRAKYYTTTDMTPKEIHELGLQEVARIRAEMEKIIEEVEFEGTFAEFVQFLRTDPQFYAKTPEELLKEAAYIAKKMDAQLPKLFHTLPRKPYGVAPVPASIAPKYTTGRYSGARSDTDAGYYWVNTYALDKRPLYVLEALTLHEAVPGHHLQIALNAELDYLPEYRRNEYISAFGEGWGLYSEFLGIEAGFYQDPYSDFGRLTYEMWRAARLVVDTGMHMFGWSREKAMNFMKDNTALSLHNVKTETDRYISWPAQALSYKIGELTIKRLRRKAEKALGDKFDIREFHHQILRHGSVPLFVLENQIDRYIESTMNQ; encoded by the coding sequence GTGTTATCACCGAAAATAAAGCTTTGGACTAAGCACTCAAGTGTTGCCCTTTGTTTAGCTGCCCTATTATCTGGCTGCGCGATGACGTCTGTGGATAGTAACTCTAATTTTACTGAAGTTGCTGAAAAAGTGATGGAGTTTAGAGAGGATACCAACGCTTACCGTCGCGATATTGCCGCCGAGTATTTACTGCCCAACCTAAGTGCTGAACGTTTAGCGCAGTTAAATCAGCAGCGTTTAGCATTTCTAGCCGAGCTCGATGCGCTAGATCCGTCCTCACTCAGTGAGGATAATCAAATCAACTTGACCATATTAAGAGCGCAGATCCAAAACAAAGTGGATCAATACCGTTTTAATAGTCATTACATGCCGCTGACTTCAGAGTATGGTTTTCATTCTGGTTTGTCGTTTATGGTATCAAGCCATGACTTTAGTAAAGCTGAAGGTTATGAGCTTTATTTAGCAAGACTGCAGCAAGTTCCGCGCTATTTTGAGCAAAATATGGCTTGGATGAAAAAGGGCATGGCGTCAGGGTTAACGCAGCCAAAAGCGGTATTAGCCGGTTATGAAAGCTCGATAGCCGCTTACATTGTCGATGATGTCACTGAGTCTGAATTTTATAAACCATTCAAAAGCAATAATACCAGTATGTCTGACGCGCAATTTAGCGCGTTGCAAAACAAAGCGAAGAAAATTATCAAGCAGCACGTTATTACGGCTTATCAAAACTACTTCGACTTTTTTGTCGAGCAGTATCGCCCTGCGGCAAGAGAAACCATTGGTATCTCGGCAACCCCTAATGGTGAAGCTTATTACGCTAATCGTGCTAAGTATTACACCACCACAGACATGACACCAAAAGAGATCCATGAGTTAGGCTTGCAAGAGGTTGCTCGGATCCGCGCAGAGATGGAAAAAATCATCGAAGAAGTGGAATTTGAAGGCACATTCGCAGAGTTTGTGCAGTTTTTACGTACTGATCCGCAGTTTTATGCCAAAACGCCGGAAGAGCTGCTAAAAGAAGCGGCTTACATCGCGAAAAAAATGGATGCTCAGTTACCTAAGCTATTCCATACCTTACCGCGTAAACCTTATGGTGTCGCTCCAGTACCAGCCAGTATCGCACCGAAGTACACTACGGGCCGTTATTCTGGAGCGCGAAGCGATACCGACGCAGGTTATTACTGGGTCAATACGTATGCTTTAGACAAGCGACCTTTGTATGTATTAGAAGCGCTTACGCTTCATGAGGCGGTGCCTGGTCACCACTTACAAATCGCATTGAATGCCGAGCTTGATTACCTTCCTGAGTATCGCCGTAATGAGTACATTTCAGCCTTTGGTGAGGGCTGGGGACTGTATTCTGAATTCTTAGGTATCGAAGCGGGTTTCTATCAAGACCCTTACAGCGATTTTGGTCGTCTGACTTATGAAATGTGGCGTGCTGCACGTCTAGTAGTGGACACTGGCATGCATATGTTTGGCTGGAGCCGAGAAAAGGCGATGAACTTTATGAAGGACAATACCGCGCTTTCTCTGCATAACGTTAAAACAGAAACTGACCGCTATATCTCATGGCCAGCACAAGCGCTGTCTTATAAGATTGGTGAGCTGACGATTAAGCGCCTACGTCGCAAAGCCGAAAAGGCATTAGGTGATAAGTTTGATATTCGCGAGTTTCACCACCAAATCTTACGCCACGGTTCTGTGCCGCTTTTCGTCCTTGAAAACCAAATCGATCGGTATATTGAGTCGACAATGAATCAGTAA
- a CDS encoding GGDEF domain-containing protein has translation MMFHDPMAVAQEKMTQVCLFLEQHHLPPTPLNYQVAYIHISAANAELDAAIEQAVKSKTKIDSVFIEQLYYQFIDQGQKVQSQLLEGVDSLMTQLQDDTEASQKHVTKFAQQISHCVHNLDEHNIEKSKRALTTLTKQTELLLKQHKQFKQALLKSRQDYQQSQKLLKELRKQHLLDPQTGLYKRHFLRQKVELWQSQQKTVCALNVQVENLDDFISRFGDMVGEVVLNRIAKSLKRYVVESGLPGRTGKQEFTVILADIDLYTADVIAEKVRKGVERLKFVSAKGKVPLPNVALSLGIAQLAPEQDFNTLVKRAGYAAQKAQSLGQSCYTSH, from the coding sequence ATGATGTTCCATGATCCCATGGCTGTTGCCCAAGAAAAGATGACACAGGTGTGCCTGTTTTTAGAGCAACATCATTTGCCGCCGACGCCATTAAACTATCAAGTTGCTTATATTCATATCAGTGCGGCTAACGCCGAACTGGACGCTGCTATTGAACAAGCGGTGAAAAGCAAAACCAAGATTGATTCAGTATTCATCGAACAGCTTTATTATCAGTTCATCGACCAAGGTCAAAAGGTGCAATCGCAGCTTTTAGAAGGGGTTGACTCTCTTATGACACAGCTGCAAGACGATACCGAAGCGTCGCAAAAGCACGTAACTAAATTTGCCCAGCAGATCAGCCATTGTGTGCATAATTTAGATGAGCACAATATTGAGAAAAGTAAACGCGCCCTCACCACTTTGACCAAACAAACTGAACTGTTGCTAAAACAACACAAGCAGTTTAAGCAAGCGTTGCTTAAGTCACGTCAAGATTACCAGCAAAGCCAGAAATTACTAAAAGAGCTGCGCAAACAACACCTGCTCGATCCGCAAACGGGCCTATATAAACGCCACTTTTTACGGCAAAAAGTCGAGTTGTGGCAGTCACAACAAAAAACCGTCTGTGCCCTCAATGTGCAAGTAGAAAACCTCGACGACTTTATTTCACGCTTTGGCGATATGGTTGGCGAGGTGGTCCTAAATCGCATTGCCAAAAGCCTCAAGCGTTATGTGGTTGAAAGTGGCTTGCCAGGCAGAACTGGCAAGCAAGAGTTCACCGTGATCTTGGCCGATATCGACTTATATACCGCGGATGTCATCGCAGAAAAAGTGCGCAAAGGGGTCGAGCGCCTGAAATTCGTCAGTGCCAAAGGCAAAGTGCCGCTGCCCAATGTGGCACTGTCTTTGGGGATCGCACAGCTAGCCCCTGAACAAGATTTTAATACTCTGGTTAAACGCGCAGGCTATGCCGCGCAAAAAGCACAATCTTTAGGCCAATCTTGTTATACTAGCCATTAG
- the ubiE gene encoding bifunctional demethylmenaquinone methyltransferase/2-methoxy-6-polyprenyl-1,4-benzoquinol methylase UbiE, giving the protein MKESQENTTHFGYKTVEADKKASMVADVFHSVAAKYDIMNDLMSFGIHRLWKRQTIASSGVRAGHKVLDLAGGTGDLTAKFSELVGDQGKVVLGDINDSMLKVGREKLRDLGLVSNIEYVQMNAEMLPFEDNTFDVITIAFGLRNVTDKDKALRSMYRVLKPGGRLLVLEFSKTDSEALAKLYDFYSFSLLPTMGKLVANDSESYRYLAESIRMHPDQDTLKAMMDEAGFEQTDYQNMTGGIVALHRGFKF; this is encoded by the coding sequence ATGAAAGAGTCGCAAGAAAACACCACCCACTTTGGATATAAAACAGTTGAAGCAGATAAAAAAGCCTCAATGGTCGCCGATGTGTTCCACTCTGTGGCAGCCAAATACGATATCATGAACGACTTGATGTCGTTTGGTATCCATCGCCTGTGGAAGCGCCAGACCATTGCCAGCTCCGGCGTCCGAGCCGGTCATAAAGTACTTGATTTAGCCGGCGGAACAGGAGACTTAACGGCTAAGTTCAGTGAATTAGTCGGTGATCAAGGAAAAGTTGTACTTGGCGATATCAATGACTCCATGCTCAAGGTCGGTCGTGAGAAACTGCGCGATTTAGGCTTAGTGAGTAACATTGAATACGTGCAAATGAATGCTGAAATGCTGCCATTTGAAGACAACACCTTCGATGTCATTACCATTGCTTTTGGTCTTCGCAATGTCACTGACAAAGATAAAGCTCTACGTTCCATGTACCGTGTGTTGAAACCCGGTGGTCGACTGTTGGTGCTGGAGTTTTCAAAAACCGACAGTGAAGCGCTGGCAAAATTATACGACTTTTACTCTTTCAGCTTACTGCCAACCATGGGCAAGCTGGTTGCCAACGACAGCGAGTCTTACCGTTATTTGGCTGAGTCAATCCGCATGCATCCAGATCAGGATACGCTAAAAGCGATGATGGATGAGGCGGGTTTTGAACAAACGGACTACCAGAATATGACCGGTGGCATCGTTGCTCTTCACCGTGGTTTTAAGTTTTAG
- a CDS encoding ubiquinone biosynthesis accessory factor UbiJ → MFASLLGAAIEALLNRALTLSPEMATALAPSHHQVLSISVRDLELCIAFQHSGNKVHVLAPFSGHADCSISADLETLLALKDPSQLTALIRQDKLDLDGNLSLAQCYSNAVAELDIDWAEQLATYLGDGPAQLLVDCASTLSSRAKRDATVATATLHELLQDELQVAPHPLEFQTFKHQVRQVSKEVDSLTQRLDSLLQQNKGT, encoded by the coding sequence GTGTTTGCTTCGTTGCTGGGCGCCGCCATCGAGGCGTTATTAAATCGGGCACTGACTTTATCACCTGAGATGGCAACGGCCTTAGCTCCAAGCCATCATCAAGTATTGAGTATCAGCGTAAGAGATCTGGAGCTGTGCATCGCGTTTCAGCACAGCGGTAATAAAGTGCATGTGCTTGCGCCCTTTTCAGGCCACGCCGATTGCAGCATTAGTGCTGACCTAGAAACCTTGTTAGCGCTAAAAGATCCCAGCCAACTCACCGCCCTAATCAGACAAGATAAGCTCGACCTCGATGGTAACTTATCCTTAGCACAGTGTTATAGTAACGCAGTGGCCGAGCTCGACATTGACTGGGCTGAGCAGTTAGCCACCTACCTTGGTGATGGCCCAGCACAACTGCTTGTTGATTGCGCCAGCACGCTTAGCAGCCGAGCGAAACGAGATGCCACAGTGGCAACCGCCACCTTACATGAGCTGTTGCAAGATGAGCTGCAAGTGGCGCCTCACCCGCTAGAATTTCAAACATTTAAGCATCAAGTTAGACAAGTAAGTAAAGAAGTCGACAGTTTAACCCAGCGGCTCGATTCATTATTACAGCAGAATAAAGGAACCTAG
- the ubiB gene encoding ubiquinone biosynthesis regulatory protein kinase UbiB, with protein sequence MSLLRLHQITKTFLDYGLDELVPAERQPWYGKLARASLFWMRNKHKDKAIGTRLRLALQSLGPVWIKFGQMLSTRRDLLPPDIAEELAFLQDKVPPFDSAQARQLIEQALEIDDIYHYFKEFEATPLASASIAQVHSAQLQLDDGIKDVVIKVIRPDIEKQIQADLSLMERFAKVVVNLLSEGKRLRPVEVVREYKKTLLDELDLMREGANAIQLRRNFEGSDSLYIPEVYSDYSRKNVLVMERIYGIPVSDTEALLAQGTNMKLLAERGVEVFFTQVFRDSFFHADMHPGNIFVSRENPHNPKYIGIDCGIVGTLNREDKRYLAENFIAFFNRDYRQVAQLHVDSGWVPADTCVEEFEFAIRTVCEPIFNKPLAEISFGHVLVNLFNTARRFNMEVQPQLVLLQKTLLYVEGLGRQLYPQLDLWKTAKPFLEQWVKDQVGPLAVAKKMYANLPFWAEKMPELPDLVYQSLKRGPGTLPPAPQPVAIKPILLGLAASSFAIISGLSFIFDQAIASAVMATLAVVVFVCAWRKTG encoded by the coding sequence TTGTCTTTATTGCGTTTGCATCAGATCACCAAAACCTTTTTAGACTATGGCCTCGATGAACTTGTCCCAGCAGAGCGGCAGCCATGGTACGGCAAGCTTGCCCGCGCCAGTTTATTTTGGATGCGTAATAAGCATAAAGATAAAGCCATCGGCACACGCCTGCGCCTTGCTTTGCAATCTTTAGGGCCGGTGTGGATTAAATTTGGTCAAATGCTGTCGACACGACGCGACCTGCTTCCCCCTGATATCGCTGAAGAGCTGGCGTTTTTACAAGACAAAGTACCGCCTTTTGACTCAGCTCAAGCGCGGCAATTAATCGAGCAAGCGTTAGAAATTGACGACATTTACCACTATTTTAAGGAGTTTGAAGCCACGCCATTGGCTTCAGCGTCCATTGCCCAAGTCCACAGTGCGCAATTGCAATTGGATGATGGCATTAAAGATGTGGTGATTAAAGTCATCCGCCCCGACATTGAAAAGCAAATTCAGGCCGACTTATCCTTAATGGAGCGCTTTGCCAAAGTGGTGGTGAATTTATTAAGTGAAGGCAAACGACTGCGACCAGTCGAGGTGGTCAGAGAATATAAAAAGACACTGCTTGATGAGCTTGACCTGATGCGTGAAGGCGCCAATGCCATTCAACTTAGACGCAACTTCGAGGGCTCAGACTCGCTTTATATTCCAGAAGTTTACAGTGATTACTCACGCAAAAATGTATTGGTGATGGAGCGCATTTACGGCATTCCAGTATCAGATACTGAAGCGCTACTGGCCCAAGGCACCAATATGAAACTGCTGGCTGAGCGTGGCGTAGAAGTCTTTTTTACTCAGGTCTTCAGAGACAGTTTCTTCCACGCTGATATGCATCCTGGCAATATTTTTGTCTCCCGCGAAAACCCCCACAACCCGAAATATATTGGCATTGACTGTGGTATTGTCGGCACCCTCAACCGCGAAGATAAACGCTATTTGGCCGAAAACTTCATCGCCTTTTTCAACCGTGACTACCGCCAAGTAGCGCAGTTACACGTAGACTCAGGCTGGGTCCCTGCTGACACCTGTGTGGAAGAGTTTGAGTTTGCCATCCGCACCGTTTGCGAGCCTATTTTTAATAAGCCATTGGCTGAGATCTCGTTTGGTCATGTATTGGTGAACCTGTTTAACACCGCAAGACGTTTCAACATGGAAGTGCAACCTCAGCTGGTATTGTTACAAAAGACCCTGCTCTATGTTGAAGGCCTTGGCCGTCAGCTTTACCCGCAACTGGATCTATGGAAAACTGCCAAGCCCTTTTTAGAGCAATGGGTAAAAGACCAAGTGGGGCCTTTGGCGGTAGCAAAGAAAATGTACGCCAACTTGCCATTTTGGGCAGAAAAAATGCCCGAACTGCCAGACTTAGTGTATCAAAGCTTGAAACGTGGCCCCGGAACTTTGCCACCCGCGCCGCAACCAGTGGCAATTAAACCTATTTTGCTTGGCTTGGCAGCAAGCAGTTTTGCCATCATCTCAGGCTTGAGCTTTATTTTTGATCAAGCCATTGCCAGTGCGGTAATGGCAACGCTGGCGGTGGTCGTATTTGTTTGCGCTTGGCGTAAAACAGGGTGA
- the tatA gene encoding Sec-independent protein translocase subunit TatA has product MGFGGISIWQLLIILAIIVLLFGTKKLRGIGSDLGGAVKGFKKAVSDDQANSDAEKDKLANTSAEQQQTTAEKEKDKV; this is encoded by the coding sequence ATGGGATTTGGTGGAATCAGTATTTGGCAGTTACTCATTATTCTTGCCATCATCGTGTTATTGTTCGGAACGAAAAAGCTTCGTGGTATCGGCAGCGACCTTGGTGGCGCAGTGAAAGGCTTCAAAAAAGCGGTTTCTGACGACCAAGCAAACAGCGACGCAGAAAAAGACAAGCTGGCCAATACCTCAGCTGAGCAACAACAAACCACAGCTGAAAAAGAAAAAGACA